A single region of the Duganella sp. BuS-21 genome encodes:
- the prsT gene encoding PEP-CTERM system TPR-repeat protein PrsT — protein MTLLRVLLLLLLLLLAGCGRSHSDGDLMQEARKHTARGEAKAAIIQLKNVLQQSPSNGRARLMLGQLYLDTGDVQSADKELRRALALKVPAGDVLPSLGKALLLQGQYQQLLDDVPADERQPVLMLLRGHALLGLNRNDEGRAVFAQVTLRHPDSPPALLGQARLALHDGDREQALALVEKALSQQPDNLDALRLHGDVLRLLGKNTEAQAAYQKIITLRPAQAQAHVDLANLYIQSGQLDAARKELSIARQTSANSLMLLYTQALLEFKENKMTAAQDHLALVLRAAPDHLPSNLLMGAILRNKSAYKQAEQHLRKFLDANPGHPYASKLLASTLLHIGEPDKALAIIEPLLSSQQQDVEMWSLAGELSMRLRQFGKSADYFDRASKLSPQAPMLRAALAMSHIGTGDNERAVAELEQAASLDAKSSRVGTLLVLSHLRNKQDDKALAAVKRMEEHYPDNPMVQNLKGGVLLVKHDLAGARASFERAVKLDPFFLPALDNLTTMDTNDKKPDAARQRLEATLAKDRNNADIMTALASLATTQGQSAVARKWLERAAQAQPDALLPSLRLANFYAQQNDTQKALILAEKLLASNPENPQLVTLVAGLQTRSGQLDAALDNWNKLAALQPNSPDVQLRLAAAHAAVKDSSGATQAVNKAVSLYQKALEIQPAPQTMQALYSALIQANKPTEARLQMQKWLSAHPNDHASRLYFAGSLLALREFAASSAQFEEVLRQVPGQFIALNNLAWLYQQKRDARALPYAELAHKLAPDNPAVTDTLAWLLLEQGHLDRALPMLKQAAAQAPASTEIRYHYGVALAKSGDKRGARAQLEPLLALKDFDRRDAVQSLLTQ, from the coding sequence ATGACGCTGCTGCGGGTATTGTTGCTATTATTGCTATTGCTGCTAGCCGGCTGCGGCCGGAGTCACAGCGACGGTGATTTGATGCAGGAAGCCAGAAAGCACACCGCACGCGGCGAAGCCAAGGCCGCCATCATCCAGCTGAAGAATGTGCTGCAACAATCACCGTCGAACGGCCGGGCGCGGCTGATGTTGGGCCAGCTTTACCTCGATACCGGCGACGTGCAATCGGCCGACAAGGAGCTGCGCCGCGCGCTGGCGCTGAAAGTTCCCGCCGGCGACGTCCTGCCTTCGCTGGGCAAGGCGTTGCTGCTGCAAGGACAGTATCAACAGCTGCTGGACGACGTCCCGGCCGATGAACGCCAGCCGGTTCTGATGCTGTTGCGCGGCCACGCGCTACTGGGCCTGAACCGCAACGACGAGGGCCGCGCCGTGTTCGCGCAAGTCACGCTGCGACATCCCGACAGTCCGCCGGCGCTGCTCGGTCAGGCCCGCCTGGCGTTGCACGATGGCGACAGGGAGCAGGCGCTGGCGCTGGTGGAAAAAGCGCTGTCGCAACAGCCCGACAACCTCGACGCCCTGCGCCTGCATGGCGACGTGCTGCGCCTGCTGGGCAAGAACACCGAAGCGCAGGCGGCCTACCAGAAGATCATCACGCTGCGTCCGGCGCAAGCGCAGGCCCATGTCGACCTGGCCAATCTGTACATCCAGTCCGGCCAGCTGGACGCGGCGCGCAAGGAGCTCAGCATTGCAAGGCAGACCTCGGCCAACAGCCTGATGCTGCTCTACACCCAGGCGCTGCTGGAGTTCAAGGAAAACAAGATGACGGCCGCGCAGGATCATCTTGCGCTGGTGCTGCGCGCCGCGCCCGACCACCTGCCGAGCAATCTGCTGATGGGCGCGATATTGCGCAACAAAAGCGCTTACAAGCAGGCCGAACAGCATCTGCGCAAGTTCCTGGACGCCAATCCCGGCCATCCCTACGCCAGCAAGCTGCTCGCCTCCACATTGCTGCACATCGGCGAACCGGACAAGGCGCTGGCCATCATCGAGCCGCTGCTCTCCAGCCAGCAACAGGATGTGGAGATGTGGTCGTTGGCGGGAGAGCTGAGCATGCGCCTGCGCCAATTTGGCAAGTCCGCCGACTACTTCGACCGCGCCAGCAAGCTGTCGCCGCAGGCGCCGATGCTGCGTGCCGCGCTCGCCATGAGTCATATCGGCACCGGCGACAACGAGCGCGCGGTGGCCGAGCTTGAACAGGCGGCCAGCCTGGACGCCAAGTCCTCGCGCGTCGGCACCCTGCTCGTGCTAAGCCACCTGCGCAACAAACAAGATGACAAGGCGCTGGCGGCGGTCAAGCGCATGGAGGAGCACTATCCCGACAATCCCATGGTGCAAAACCTCAAAGGCGGCGTGCTGCTGGTCAAGCACGACCTGGCCGGCGCCAGGGCCAGCTTTGAACGCGCAGTCAAGCTCGATCCCTTCTTTTTACCAGCTCTCGACAATCTGACGACCATGGACACCAACGATAAAAAGCCCGACGCGGCCCGGCAACGCCTGGAAGCGACACTGGCCAAAGACAGAAACAATGCCGACATCATGACGGCCCTGGCCAGCCTGGCGACGACGCAGGGCCAGTCCGCCGTCGCCCGCAAATGGCTGGAGCGTGCCGCGCAGGCGCAGCCGGATGCGCTGCTGCCCTCGCTAAGGTTGGCGAATTTCTACGCCCAGCAGAACGACACGCAAAAGGCACTGATTCTCGCTGAAAAACTGCTGGCGTCGAATCCCGAGAATCCGCAGTTGGTGACGCTGGTGGCGGGTCTGCAGACGCGCAGCGGACAGCTCGACGCCGCGCTCGACAACTGGAACAAGCTGGCCGCCCTGCAGCCGAACTCGCCCGACGTCCAGCTGCGCCTGGCAGCAGCGCACGCGGCCGTGAAAGACAGCAGCGGCGCCACCCAGGCGGTCAACAAGGCCGTCTCCTTGTATCAGAAGGCGCTGGAGATCCAGCCGGCGCCGCAAACCATGCAGGCGCTCTACAGCGCCTTGATCCAGGCCAACAAGCCAACCGAGGCGCGCTTGCAGATGCAGAAATGGCTGTCCGCACATCCGAACGACCACGCCTCGCGCCTGTACTTTGCAGGCAGCCTGCTGGCGCTCAGGGAATTCGCCGCCAGCAGCGCCCAGTTCGAGGAAGTCCTGCGCCAGGTGCCGGGCCAGTTCATCGCCCTGAACAACCTGGCCTGGCTCTACCAGCAGAAACGCGATGCGCGCGCCTTGCCCTACGCCGAGTTGGCGCATAAGCTGGCGCCCGACAATCCGGCCGTCACCGATACGCTGGCCTGGCTGCTGCTGGAGCAAGGCCATCTGGACCGTGCCCTGCCCATGCTCAAGCAGGCGGCGGCGCAGGCCCCGGCCAGCACCGAGATACGCTATCACTACGGCGTGGCGCTCGCCAAGTCGGGCGACAAGCGCGGCGCGCGGGCGCAACTGGAACCGTTGCTGGCGCTCAAGGACTTCGACCGCCGTGATGCCGTGCAAAGCTTGCTGACTCAATAG
- a CDS encoding nucleotide sugar dehydrogenase: protein MDVVAVVGLGYVGLSLAVAFGARRRTIGIDLSARKVASYRRGIDPAGEVSSAQFAEARWLELGCDPAALAAADYIVVAVPTPVDEAHNPDFSALLAASQSVGRHMKAGAVVIYESTVYPGATEEVCIPILEQCSGLRWQRDFHVGFSPERINPGDTEHRLATIRKVVSGDDATTLERVGALYEEVVTAGVHRASSIKVAEAAKVIENTQRDLNIALMNELAVIFDRLNIDTLEVLQAAGTKWNFLPFRPGLVGGHCIGVDPYYLTHKAAMLGFHPEVILAGRRTNDGMAKFVAEKTVKEMVRAGFKIKGCRVNVLGLTFKENCPDLRNSKVADLIRELESYGLQVHVHDPVADADEALHEYGVRLAAWEDLPCAEALISAVAHRELAARPLRQMLDKVSAGGCFIDLKSQFDPAPLRNSGLNVWRL from the coding sequence ATGGACGTAGTCGCCGTAGTTGGACTTGGTTATGTCGGGTTGTCGCTGGCCGTGGCGTTCGGCGCCAGGCGGCGCACCATCGGTATCGATTTATCGGCGCGCAAGGTGGCGAGCTACCGGCGCGGCATCGATCCGGCGGGCGAGGTCAGCAGCGCGCAGTTTGCGGAAGCGCGCTGGCTGGAACTTGGTTGCGATCCGGCGGCGCTGGCCGCAGCCGACTATATCGTGGTGGCCGTGCCGACGCCGGTCGATGAAGCCCACAACCCGGATTTCTCGGCGTTGCTGGCGGCCAGCCAATCGGTGGGAAGGCACATGAAGGCGGGGGCGGTGGTGATTTACGAATCCACGGTCTACCCCGGCGCCACCGAGGAAGTCTGCATTCCCATCCTGGAGCAATGTTCGGGATTGCGCTGGCAACGGGATTTCCATGTCGGTTTCTCGCCCGAGCGCATCAATCCCGGCGATACCGAACACCGGCTGGCCACCATCCGCAAGGTGGTGTCCGGTGACGATGCGACCACGCTGGAGCGCGTGGGCGCCTTGTACGAAGAGGTGGTCACCGCCGGCGTTCACCGTGCTTCCAGCATCAAGGTCGCGGAGGCGGCCAAGGTCATCGAAAACACCCAGCGCGACCTCAACATCGCCCTGATGAACGAACTGGCCGTCATCTTCGACCGGCTGAACATCGACACGCTGGAAGTGCTGCAAGCGGCCGGCACCAAGTGGAATTTCCTGCCATTCCGGCCCGGCCTGGTGGGCGGGCACTGCATCGGCGTCGATCCCTACTACCTGACGCATAAGGCCGCCATGCTCGGCTTCCACCCGGAGGTGATCCTCGCCGGGCGCCGCACCAACGACGGCATGGCCAAGTTCGTGGCCGAGAAAACCGTCAAGGAAATGGTGCGCGCCGGCTTCAAGATCAAGGGCTGCCGCGTCAACGTGCTGGGCCTGACGTTCAAGGAAAACTGCCCGGACCTGCGCAACTCCAAGGTGGCCGACCTGATCCGCGAACTCGAATCCTACGGCCTCCAGGTCCATGTGCACGATCCAGTGGCGGACGCCGACGAAGCCCTGCACGAGTACGGCGTGCGGCTGGCAGCCTGGGAAGACTTGCCCTGTGCGGAAGCGCTGATCAGCGCGGTGGCGCACCGCGAGCTGGCGGCGCGTCCGCTGCGGCAGATGCTGGACAAGGTCAGCGCCGGCGGCTGCTTCATCGACCTGAAATCGCAGTTCGATCCCGCGCCCCTGCGCAACAGCGGCCTCAACGTGTGGAGGCTATGA
- a CDS encoding serine protease: protein MKFLYCLLFLLPAAHAQDLVQIIDDIKPSVVGIGSLQQTRGPAVGFVGTGFAIGDGLTIVTAAHVVNDLINSGQGDTLGVLVRNGATAHFRAATLVSLDKEHDLARLRIQGAALPALKLGDSSKVREGKNLAFTGFPLGMVLGLHHVTHRCIVSAITPLATPAITARQLDVKTLRQLHKPVYAVFQLDGTAYPGSSGSPLYDPATGEVVGVVNMVFVKGMKESAISAPSGITYAVPVNYLKASPSAGGP, encoded by the coding sequence ATGAAATTCCTGTATTGTCTGCTATTTCTCCTGCCCGCCGCCCATGCCCAGGACCTGGTGCAGATCATCGACGACATCAAGCCTTCCGTGGTCGGCATCGGCAGCCTGCAACAGACCCGTGGCCCCGCCGTCGGCTTCGTCGGCACCGGCTTCGCCATCGGCGACGGCCTGACCATCGTCACAGCGGCCCACGTCGTCAACGACCTCATCAACAGCGGCCAGGGCGACACCTTGGGCGTGCTGGTGCGCAACGGCGCGACAGCCCATTTCCGCGCCGCCACGCTTGTCAGCCTGGACAAGGAGCATGACCTGGCCCGCCTGCGCATCCAAGGCGCGGCGCTGCCGGCGCTGAAGCTCGGCGACTCCAGCAAGGTCCGCGAGGGGAAGAACCTGGCCTTCACCGGCTTCCCGCTGGGCATGGTGCTGGGATTGCATCACGTGACGCACCGCTGCATCGTCTCCGCCATCACGCCGCTGGCCACGCCCGCCATCACCGCCCGCCAGCTCGACGTGAAAACCTTGCGCCAGCTGCATAAGCCCGTCTACGCGGTGTTCCAGCTGGACGGCACGGCGTATCCAGGCAGCAGCGGCAGCCCCTTGTACGACCCCGCCACCGGCGAAGTGGTCGGCGTGGTCAACATGGTGTTCGTCAAGGGCATGAAGGAATCGGCGATCAGCGCGCCCAGTGGCATCACCTATGCCGTTCCAGTCAATTATCTCAAAGCTTCCCCGTCAGCAGGCGGCCCGTGA